A segment of the Candidatus Protochlamydia naegleriophila genome:
TTGGAAGCTCGCGATGAACAAACGGCCGATGAGTTTGAAATTGAAGATGGAATGGAAGAAGGAATCAAGATCATCAATCGCGTGGGTCCCATAGCAGTTGAGCGCAACGAAGAGGGCAAGGTTGTTGGGCTGCGCGTTCAGCCCATTTATTCTCTTTTTGATCATACCGGGCGTTTTGCACCAAAGTATGTTCCCGATAGTCAGTACGTCATTCCTTGCGATACAATCGCACTTTCTATTGGCCAGTCGATGGATATGAGTGTCTTCGATGGGTGGGATAAAAAAGATCAGTTGAAGATGGAAAGAGGGGTCATCAAAACCGAGCGGGAGTCGGGACGCACATCTGTAAAGGGAATTTATGCCGGTGGAGATGCGGCTTTTGGTCCGGCGCTATTTATTACAGGCATTAGGCATGGCCAAGAGGCGGCACGGGCAATTGACAGCGATTTGAGAGGAACGAAACCCTATTTGGAATTTTCGGCTGAATTTACTGAAATTTCCCCTATGCGCGACAAGAGCTACTTACGCACGAAGTGGGCGCTTCCTTCTATGCAACCTCCTTCTATCCGCATTAAAAATGAAAACCTGGTGGAAAATAATTACACCGCCGAAGAGACGCACCAGCAATCTCACCGTTGTTTGCAATGCCATATTTCACCCGTGTTTGATGGAACGCTGTGTATCAAGTGCAATGGTTGCGTCGATGTGTGCCCCTGTAATTGTCTCAAGCAAATCCCCATTAGCAAGCTTAACTTGGATGCCGGTGAAGGCAACCTAAGGCTTGCTGTCGACAATTTTTATGGTGTCGATTCGGCTGCCATGGATGACGATGATTTGGGTCAAATGGGAACGGCGATGCTGAAGGATGAAGATCTGTGCATTCGCTGTGGGCTTTGCGCGGAAAAGTGTCCGACGCAGGCTGTGACGATGGATGTGATGAATTATTCATTCAGGTGGATAGGATAACTCATGCTTTTTTGGACATTGATTAGTTCCATTGCAGCGTCTTTGACGGGGCTTGCTATATACGTCTATTATTCCAGGCAGGGTCAGTTTGAAGACTCTGAGTCTATTAAATACCAATTGTTCCACGAAGAAAATCCCGATAATTGAGAAGAGTTCATGCCAAAGTATCGCAATTCATTGAATATTGATCCCGACGATAAAGATCCGTTAATTTCACGCCGCTCCTTTCTAGCCCTAATGGGAGTAGGAGCTTGCCTAATAGGTGCTGGGCAGATGGTGGGCGCTTCGTTGCTTGGTTTTTTGTATCCCAATGCCATGAAGGTTCCTCCAAGCGTCTTTTCTATCGGTCGTCCAGAAGAGGTCTTATCGCGCGACGGGAAGATTTTTTATCCCAAGCAAAAAGTATTTATCGAGACCCAATCTGGAAAGGTGCGCGTTCAAACGGCCGTTTGCACCCATTTGGGGTGCACGGTTAACTTAGTTGAGACAGGCTATTCCTGTCCATGCCATGGATCGACTTATGATCGCCATGGAAAAAATACAGGCGGTCCGGCGCCTGCTCCATTGGTTTATTTCTTTGTCTTTAAAGCGGCTTCTGGAGAATTAATGGTTGATAAGGCCAAAACAACACTTGATTTTGAATCGGCTTGGTATACACCAAACGTTTAGCATGCATTAAAGGAGTCGCATATGACCGCTTTTCAAGGAAAAAAAAGGGAAACATGGGGAGAGTACTTGGCAAATTTGCCCTCTCTGTTTGTTCGTTCGATTTTTCGGCATAATTATCCGAATAACGATGTGGACCGCTCCGAGATCGTCTTTAAAAATTTTTTCCTTCATTTTCATCCGGTCAAATGCCATAAGCATTCCCTTGATCCTTTTTACACGCTAGGGCTTGGGACGATCACGACGAGCCTGTTTTTGCTTTTAACTTTTACGGGTGTGGTCTTGATGTTTTACTACATTCCAGCCGAAGACCGTGCCTATGAAATCATGAAGGATTGGCAGGATAC
Coding sequences within it:
- a CDS encoding ubiquinol-cytochrome c reductase iron-sulfur subunit, producing MPKYRNSLNIDPDDKDPLISRRSFLALMGVGACLIGAGQMVGASLLGFLYPNAMKVPPSVFSIGRPEEVLSRDGKIFYPKQKVFIETQSGKVRVQTAVCTHLGCTVNLVETGYSCPCHGSTYDRHGKNTGGPAPAPLVYFFVFKAASGELMVDKAKTTLDFESAWYTPNV
- a CDS encoding FAD-dependent oxidoreductase, translating into MGDEQDEKVMEAYRELYDVTIPDLDYYIRQIDCRDGCPVKTDGRGYMMALHAGNLLEGYKIARGPNPFASICGMICGAPCEIACRRDRVDKTLTIRAQKRYLDEWFGLDKEAHIKSLEYSYARGSTKPEPNGLRVACIGAGVASLTCAHDLLRLGYEVDVYEMMRKPGGMLVYGVPTYRLKNEVAINECYAIEHLGAKMHYNMKVGRDITLTELQERYNAVFIGVGLWKSRELPIPGADAPDIIRGIEYLRVRCVEEQWKIGEHIVVVGGGNVSFDVARTSIRNGAKSVTMVCLEARDEQTADEFEIEDGMEEGIKIINRVGPIAVERNEEGKVVGLRVQPIYSLFDHTGRFAPKYVPDSQYVIPCDTIALSIGQSMDMSVFDGWDKKDQLKMERGVIKTERESGRTSVKGIYAGGDAAFGPALFITGIRHGQEAARAIDSDLRGTKPYLEFSAEFTEISPMRDKSYLRTKWALPSMQPPSIRIKNENLVENNYTAEETHQQSHRCLQCHISPVFDGTLCIKCNGCVDVCPCNCLKQIPISKLNLDAGEGNLRLAVDNFYGVDSAAMDDDDLGQMGTAMLKDEDLCIRCGLCAEKCPTQAVTMDVMNYSFRWIG
- a CDS encoding cbb3-type cytochrome oxidase assembly protein CcoS translates to MLFWTLISSIAASLTGLAIYVYYSRQGQFEDSESIKYQLFHEENPDN